Proteins encoded by one window of Candidatus Brocadia sp.:
- a CDS encoding SAM-dependent DNA methyltransferase encodes MTKGNNNEIEKKLWEAADQLRANSELSAQEYSVPVLGLIFLRYADHKFTEIEKEIKKYQPTSSRRKIGKADYQAKGIMYLPDEARYSYLLNLPEGRNIGKAVNDAMKAIESENEELKGVLPQTYTRFENDLLVALLKLFSSIPMDIEGDVFGKIYEYFLGEFSMSEGKKGGEFFTPTSLVKLIVEVIEPFHGRIYDPAGGSGGMFVQSAKFVERHKKRASSEIMVYGQEKTAETMRLCKMNLAVHGLSGDIKQGNTYYEDIHNSLGKFEFVMANPPFNVNGVDKEKLKGDKRFPYGVPKPDNANYLWIQIFLSALNENGRAGFVMANSASDARQSELDIRQKIIESHVVDVMIAIGSNFFYTVTLPCTLWFLDKGKKKTDRKDKVLFIDARHIYNQIDRAHRDFLPEQIEFISNIVRLYRGEEIETENGSEKQMKEHFPKNKYKDIDGLCKVATIDQIKEHCYSLNPGRYVGVAEKEEEGVDFYERLEELNEELEQLNAEAREIEDRIAENVARLQEGAQ; translated from the coding sequence GTGACAAAAGGAAATAACAACGAGATCGAAAAGAAGCTCTGGGAGGCAGCCGACCAGCTCAGGGCAAATTCGGAATTGTCAGCCCAGGAATATTCCGTCCCCGTTTTGGGACTCATCTTTCTCCGTTATGCCGATCACAAGTTTACAGAGATTGAGAAAGAGATAAAGAAGTATCAACCCACCAGCAGCCGCAGAAAAATAGGCAAAGCGGATTATCAGGCAAAAGGAATTATGTACCTGCCTGATGAAGCCCGTTATTCCTATCTCCTGAATCTTCCTGAAGGCCGCAATATCGGCAAGGCTGTAAATGATGCCATGAAAGCCATCGAGTCAGAAAACGAAGAACTCAAGGGCGTCCTTCCTCAGACTTACACAAGGTTTGAAAACGACCTGCTTGTGGCATTGCTCAAACTCTTTTCCAGTATCCCCATGGATATCGAAGGTGACGTATTCGGGAAGATTTATGAGTACTTCCTTGGTGAATTCTCCATGAGCGAGGGGAAGAAAGGCGGGGAGTTCTTTACTCCTACCTCCCTCGTTAAACTCATCGTAGAAGTCATCGAACCCTTTCATGGAAGAATCTACGATCCTGCCGGAGGTTCCGGTGGTATGTTTGTCCAGAGCGCCAAATTTGTTGAACGGCACAAGAAAAGGGCAAGCAGTGAGATCATGGTATACGGACAGGAAAAGACGGCAGAGACCATGCGGCTTTGCAAGATGAACCTTGCCGTCCACGGTCTTTCGGGGGATATCAAACAAGGGAACACCTATTATGAAGACATCCACAATTCATTAGGAAAGTTCGAATTTGTCATGGCGAATCCCCCATTTAACGTAAACGGAGTTGATAAAGAGAAGTTAAAGGGAGACAAACGTTTCCCCTATGGCGTTCCCAAACCCGACAACGCCAATTATCTCTGGATACAAATATTTCTCAGCGCCTTAAATGAAAACGGCAGGGCTGGTTTTGTCATGGCAAATTCCGCAAGCGATGCCAGGCAGTCAGAACTTGATATCAGGCAGAAGATAATCGAATCTCATGTCGTTGATGTGATGATCGCCATCGGTTCAAACTTCTTCTATACGGTTACGCTCCCCTGTACCCTCTGGTTTCTGGACAAAGGAAAGAAAAAGACTGATCGCAAGGACAAGGTGCTCTTCATTGATGCCCGCCATATTTATAATCAGATAGACCGTGCCCACAGGGATTTCCTGCCGGAGCAGATAGAATTCATCTCCAATATTGTGAGGCTTTATCGTGGCGAAGAAATCGAGACAGAAAACGGAAGCGAAAAGCAAATGAAAGAACATTTTCCGAAAAACAAATATAAAGACATCGACGGCCTTTGCAAGGTTGCCACGATTGATCAGATAAAGGAACACTGCTATTCCCTGAATCCCGGGCGATATGTGGGCGTTGCCGAGAAAGAGGAAGAAGGGGTTGATTTCTACGAGAGGCTTGAAGAACTCAATGAAGAACTGGAACAGTTGAATGCCGAGGCACGGGAAATTGAGGACAGGATTGCGGAAAACGTGGCGAGGCTGCAGGAAGGGGCGCAATAG
- a CDS encoding aminodeoxychorismate/anthranilate synthase component II, whose product MIIIIDNYDSFTYNLVQQIGAFGARMEVFRNDKVSLEEIEEEKPDHIIISPGPCTPKEAGISNDIIKQFSGKIPILGVCLGHQCIAYTYGAEVIRARRLMHGKTSMIKHDCKTIYRGLSNPFEATRYHSLIVKEDTLPNCLEVTARADDDEIMGIRHKEYLLEGVQFHPESFLTAEGPKLLKNFLTL is encoded by the coding sequence ATGATAATTATTATCGATAATTACGACTCCTTCACCTATAATTTAGTGCAACAAATTGGCGCATTTGGCGCAAGAATGGAAGTATTTAGAAATGATAAGGTCAGCCTTGAAGAAATAGAGGAGGAGAAACCTGACCATATTATTATATCCCCAGGGCCCTGTACACCCAAAGAAGCAGGCATCTCTAATGATATTATAAAACAGTTTTCAGGGAAAATACCGATTCTCGGGGTTTGTCTGGGCCACCAGTGCATTGCATACACATATGGGGCAGAAGTTATTCGTGCAAGAAGACTTATGCATGGAAAGACATCAATGATCAAACACGACTGCAAAACCATTTACCGAGGACTTTCCAATCCTTTTGAGGCTACTCGTTATCATTCTCTCATTGTCAAAGAAGATACACTGCCTAATTGTCTTGAGGTTACAGCAAGAGCAGACGATGATGAGATCATGGGTATTCGTCATAAGGAGTATCTTTTAGAAGGGGTACAATTTCATCCCGAATCCTTTTTAACCGCAGAAGGCCCAAAACTTCTTAAAAATTTCTTGACCCTTTAG
- a CDS encoding ORF6N domain-containing protein, with the protein MEIIVPLETIERKIFLIRGQKVMLSTDLAELYSVEPKVLIQAVKRNIERFPEDFMFQLTSQGFINLKSQIVTSSWGDIRRATPYAFTEQGVAMLSSVLKSKRAVQVNITIMWAFVKLRELIVSNKELAKHLDELEKKYDAQFKVVFDAIRQLMTPPEPKKKKIGFTVRERSALYRTRSRKAIKR; encoded by the coding sequence ATGGAAATAATTGTTCCTTTAGAGACGATCGAAAGAAAAATCTTTTTGATACGCGGCCAGAAGGTTATGTTGAGCACTGACTTGGCTGAACTTTACAGTGTAGAGCCGAAGGTTTTAATACAGGCTGTGAAAAGAAATATAGAGCGATTTCCCGAAGATTTTATGTTTCAGCTTACAAGTCAAGGGTTTATAAACTTGAAGTCACAAATTGTGACTTCAAGTTGGGGAGACATTCGACGTGCTACTCCCTATGCCTTCACCGAACAGGGTGTCGCCATGCTTTCCAGTGTTTTAAAGAGCAAGCGAGCCGTACAAGTCAATATCACCATTATGTGGGCATTTGTCAAACTGCGGGAATTGATCGTTTCAAATAAAGAGTTGGCAAAACACCTCGATGAGCTTGAGAAAAAATACGACGCACAGTTTAAAGTGGTGTTTGATGCCATTCGACAGCTTATGACACCACCGGAACCTAAAAAGAAGAAGATAGGATTCACGGTCAGGGAACGCAGCGCGCTGTACAGAACACGTAGCCGCAAAGCTATTAAAAGATAG
- the pyrF gene encoding orotidine-5'-phosphate decarboxylase, with amino-acid sequence MAVVSDNRENFADQLITAIRRKNSCVVVGLDPYFKLIPDTIKQKFFTFQKQPLEYASRIILEFNIQVIDLIAPHVSIVKPQIAFYELYGWWGVWAYAETIRYAKQKGLLVIGDIKRGDVSSTAEAYANAHIGEVHIDNIVETPFATDAITVNPLLGTDSLLPFLQTAQKHNKGIFILVKTSNPSSSEFQDIMCGTKKLHEIIAERTHAWGSDFIGKQGYSAVGAVVGATFSHEISKLRKIMPAAYFLVPGYGAQGATAKDIAYCFNPDGLGAIINASRSILYAYNISPWKEKYGISAWKDATREAIIKMNDEIRKVLK; translated from the coding sequence TTGGCTGTAGTCTCTGACAACAGAGAAAATTTTGCCGACCAGCTTATCACAGCCATCCGGAGAAAAAATAGCTGTGTTGTGGTAGGTTTAGACCCCTATTTTAAACTCATCCCTGATACCATTAAACAAAAGTTCTTCACCTTTCAAAAACAGCCCCTTGAATATGCATCCCGTATTATTCTGGAATTTAATATACAGGTTATCGACCTTATCGCACCGCATGTGAGCATCGTCAAACCCCAGATTGCATTTTATGAACTTTATGGCTGGTGGGGTGTCTGGGCCTATGCAGAAACCATTAGATACGCCAAACAAAAAGGATTACTAGTAATTGGCGATATTAAAAGAGGTGATGTGTCCAGCACGGCTGAGGCGTACGCCAATGCCCATATCGGAGAGGTACACATAGATAATATCGTTGAAACCCCATTCGCCACTGATGCCATAACCGTTAACCCCCTTTTAGGAACCGACAGTCTGCTCCCTTTTCTACAAACGGCCCAAAAACATAACAAAGGTATATTTATCCTCGTAAAAACATCAAATCCATCTTCCAGTGAATTCCAGGACATTATGTGTGGGACAAAAAAACTCCATGAAATTATAGCGGAAAGGACACATGCCTGGGGAAGCGACTTCATTGGCAAACAGGGATACAGCGCAGTTGGGGCTGTTGTTGGAGCCACATTTTCCCACGAAATATCGAAATTGAGAAAAATCATGCCTGCTGCTTATTTTCTTGTACCCGGTTACGGTGCGCAGGGCGCTACGGCAAAAGATATCGCATATTGTTTTAACCCGGATGGTCTCGGAGCTATCATCAACGCCTCCCGTTCCATCCTTTATGCATACAATATTTCCCCCTGGAAGGAAAAATATGGCATAAGCGCATGGAAAGACGCCACCCGGGAGGCGATAATTAAGATGAATGATGAAATAAGAAAAGTCCTCAAATAG